From the Sphingobium sp. RAC03 genome, the window CCCAGCACCAACGGCCCCATGCCCCCATCATGGCAAACCTCCCGCACCAGATCGGCCAGCATCCCATCACTGATCCCCATCCCACCCCCCAGAAAAAGTAGCGCTGACACCCCACCAGCAAAATCCTCCCCTGTAAGGGGAGGGGGACCACGCCCGGAGGGCGTGGTGGAGGGGTGTCACCCTATCGATAGCGTGACACCCCTCCGTCAGGGCTACGCCCTGCCACCTCCCCAGCCAGGGGAGGATCAACCCCATTCAAAGCCCGAAAAAACCTTCTCCCCAGCGGGGAGAAGGATACGCAGCCTCAGCGGCGCAGCCGCCTAGGCGAAGTTGGATGAGGGGGCTCCACCTATGGCCCCCAGCAAAATCCTCCCCTGCAAGGGGAGGGGGACCGCGCCCGGAGGGCGTGGTGGAGGGGTGTCACCCTCACGATAGGGCGACACCCCTCCGTCAGGGCTACGCCCTGCCACCTCCCATACCAGGGGAGGATCAACCTCGTTCAAAACAACACAGCCCCGCAAAAAAGCCCCTCCCCTCAAGGTTCAAACGAGGCACGTGACTCGTTTGAAGGATTGGGGTGGGGAAGTCCGACCCCCGCGCCTCGACTACGAAGCCGCAAACCGCATCAATTTGATCGCCTCGCTATTCGCCACACCCCCGCCGATCCGCTTGACCGCATAGAAATGCACGAACGGCTTGTTGCTGAACGGATCGCGCAGGATGCTCGTCTCGTTGCGCTCGGCCACGACATAGCCCGCCTGGAAATTGCCAAAGGCGATCGACAGGCTGTTGGCGCTGATGTCGGGCATATCCTCCGCCTCGACCACCGGATAGCCGAGCAACGTCGCGGGCTGCCCCGCACTCAACCCCGGCTGCCAGATGAACGCCCCGTCGCTCGTCTTCATCTTGCGGATCACCGCCAGCGTCGCCGAGTTCATCACGAAACACGCCCCCTGCCGATAGGGCGCGCGCAAACTCTGCACCAGGTCGATCAGCTTGTTCTGTGGGTCCGAGGCCGGGAAAGCCCCCGCCGCGCCCGACGCCACATATTGTAGCGACCCGAACGCGCGCACCGCGTCCGCTTCGTTCGTGGTCGTATAGGTCAGGAACCCCTTGGGCTTGTTCGTCCCATTGCCGGTGACGAAGGCCGCCCCTTCCGCCACCGCAAATTCCCGCGCAATCTCGCTCGCCAGCCAGCCCTCGACATCGAACTGCGCATCATCCAGCATCGCTTGGGATGCCGCCGGATTGGCGAACAATTCACCCGATGGCGGCACGATCTCGTTGAAGACCGGCGTCCCCGTTTCGGCCCGCGCGCCCGTTTCGCTCGCCCAGCCCGACACGATCCCGCCCGCGCTCACCAGCTTGCGATAACCCGCCGTCCCCGTCCGCACGACATTGGCAATGCTGCGGATCGGCGACAGCGCCTTGAGCGTCGTGCCGATCAACTGATCGATCTCGCGCGGCACCGCATAACCCCCGGCCGCGCCGGTAGCGCCGGAAAAGCTCTTCAGCTCCACCCCCGCTTCCAGCCCCTGCCGCACATAGCGATCGACAAAAGCACTGCGCGCCGGATCGCCAAAACTTCCTGGCGCCCCGCCCTTCACCCCATCGAGCGCCGGCCGCTGCATCGCCACCCGCAAAGCCCCCAAATCCGCCTCCAAAGCCGCAATCCGCTCCCCCTGCACCACCGCATCAAAGCTGCTCTCCAAAGCATCCGTCATGTCATTCTCCCGCTAGAAAACACAAAAAAGGGCGGCCCCGGATGGGACCGCCCTGAAATTCTCGAAAACCTTCTCCCCAGCGGGGAGAAGGATACAAAGCCTTGCCAGCTTGCTGGCTAGGCGCAGTTGGAAGATGGGGAACACACCCTCATATGGAACAATAAAATGCTAGGTGAACAGCAAAGCGCCCCTGTGCAAGATCGACGCCCGACACCCTTCAATCAAACGGATCAGGCAAAATGCCTCTATCCCGTAAACGCGCCATCCTTCACCTCCTGGTGCCTCCGCCGCCTCGACAACATCGTCGCATTCAGCGTCAATCCCATCAGGCAGGCCAATCCAATCCGCCAGCAACAAACATTCTTCCAGAAGATGAACGGAAGAACCTACCATTCCCCCCAATCCGTCCCGTGGTGGATTGGCCGTGTCGAAAACGACTTCGTTCATCGGCCTGGGCAGATAAAATCCCTCGGAATCGGAATGCATAATTAAATGTGCGAACGGGAGAGGTGCCTTCAACTTCTTCCTGAACAATCTGCCAAAAAATCCCGCTTTGGGCTTGTCCAGTTCAGAACTGTGTTCGGCGTAAAATTTCAGCAAAAGCGGATCATCGGCAAAATCTTCATAAGTGCATGGCGGTGGTAACTGGCCCTTCAACGCATGGTAGGCCGCCAGTCGGCGTACAGCGTGAAGTCCCGCATAACCCCACATCTGCGCCTCGTAGGTATCATGCTCGGCAATATCGGTGGGTTCCTCATGAAGAGACTCGCCCGATTCGGCGAGAACCGCATTAAGATCGGAAATTTGATCCAGCCCAAATGCGAAGCCATCCTTATCTTCGCGTAACGCTTGCGATAGCCACCCCACATTCAAGGCAAGAGCCATGTCATTCTCCCGTTACATGACCAGTAGACGTGCAGGCCAGTCTCCATTTTATAGCGGAGCAAAGAGCAATCGCAACGCACATGTCCTCCCGGCAGAAGGATGGGATACGGAGCATTGGCCGCAGAAAGATATCCGCTAGATAGGAATGACGAGTTCTCTTCTTCTCTGCGTCTCCGCGCGAACCAAATGAGGCCCCCTTCACTCCACCCTAATCACCCGCGCCCCCTCCTGCATCGGATGGCTCACCAAACTCACCTCCACCAGCTCCAGCGCCAGCAATTCGCGCGGCCCCAAACCGGCTCCACCGCCGCGCGCCGCCTTCACCCGATATCCGAACGAGAGCCCATCGATCGCACCCGCCCGCAGCGCCGCCGCCGCCTCGCGCCCGGCCGCCGTGCGCACCGACACCCGCCCGATCACGCGCAACCCGCGCGCATCCTCCGCCAGCCGCTCGACCGTCCCGATCACGCTGCCTGGCCCATGCTGCCACAGCAACGGCACGCCCGCCGCCACCGCGCCGCCAAACGCGCCCGCCCGCACCACATCGCCGCCCCGATCCACCCGATCGAAAATTGCCGCATAGCCCGCAAAGCGCACGTCCTGATCCATATAATCTCCGTTCGTCCTGAGTAGCCCCTGAGCGAAGTCGAAGGGGCATATCGAAGGATCGTAGCGCTCATGCTTCGATACGAGGCTTCGACACGCTCAGCCTCTACTCAGCACGAACGGGCGTGATGCTGCATCGTCACGCCCGCACCAACCCCAACAACCCCATCTTCACCGCCATCCCCAGCAGCAGCAGCGCCAGCCCGATCCGCACCACCCAGCCGATCACCGCCCCGCGCGCCGCCTTTTTCGCGTCGCGCCAGGCGCGCAGCAGTTCGCGCAATTCGCGCACATCGCCCTCGGCCCGCCGGTCGGCCAGCCCTAGCCGCTCCAGCGCCCGCCCCGCGCCCAGCTCGCTCGCCTCCTCCACCAGCGCGCGGATCATCACCATGTCCACCGCGCCCGGCACCCCCTGCGCCTGCGCCACCAACCGCGCCAGCATCTCCGCATCCGCCGTCATCTCGTCCTCCTCTTAACCCCCTCTCCCCAACGGGGAGAGGGCAGCGAGACTTGGCGGCGCAGCCGCCTTAGTCGCAGCGGGAGAGGGGGCTCGACGCCCGCCCTCCCTGGTTCCGTTCGGGCTGAGCTTGTCGAAGCCCTGCCCTTCTGCCGACACGCATGCTAATGACATCGCATGCGCGCCGCCCTCATCCTTCTAGCCCTCGCCATCAGCGCGCTATGGATATGGCGTGCAGACTGGTTCGCCATCGATAGCTGCCTCGACAGCGGCGGCCGTTGGAATGACCAAGCGCGCACCTGCGAACACTAAGCGATTCCTAGCAACGCCCGCTTCTCATCCCCACTCAGAAAATCCACCGCCACCACCCGGTCCCACAGCGCCGCCCGCTCATCGCTCAGCGCCGCCACGCCATCCAGATCCGTCTCGATCCGCAGCCCCGGCCACCATCCGGCCAGCCCCTGCCCCAACCCCGCGCCGATCTTCGCGACCAGCGGCAAGATCGTCTGCCGCCACAGCGCCTTGTTCGCCTCGCGATAATTGGCGTAACTATTGTCGCCGGGCAGCCCCATCAGCATCGGCGGCACGCCGAAGGCCAGCGCAATCTCCCGCGCAGCCGCCGCCTTCAACCCCACGAAGTCCATCTCGGCGGGCGTCAGGCTCATCGCCTGCCAACGCAAGCCGCCCTCCAGCAGCATCGGCCGCCCGGCATTGGCCGCACCCGCAAAGGCGACCTCCATCTCGCGCTTGACCCGTTCGAACTGGTCGGGCGACAGCACCGACCCATCGCCCGGCTCATAGACCATCGCCCCGCTCGGCCGCGCCGCATTGTCAAGCAGCGCCTTATTCCAGACGCTGGCCGCATTGTGGATCGCCACCGGCCCCGCCGCCGCCCCAACGCACCCCAGCCCATAATGATCGTCCAGCGGATGCAGCGCCTTCAGATGCAACACGCTCGGCCGCCCCGCGCCATCGTCGGGCGACAGCCGCGTCACGCTCTCCCCCACCCGATAGAGATAGGCCGCAGGCCACCCCCGCGCATCCGCCTCCACCGACACCCGTTCAGGCCGCAGCGCAAACAGCTCGGCGGGCATCCCATCCGCCCCCACCATCACCTGCACATAGGCATTGCCGTGCAACAACAAATGACAAGCCAGCGTCTCCACCAACCCCTGCCCCGCCGACGCGCGCGCCACCAGCGCCAACACCCGCGCCGTGTCCTCGACGCCACCAACCTTCAACGGACAGGCGCCCGCCCCTTCGGACACCAACCGCATCGCCCGCTGCGCCACCGCATTGCCCATCACCCCGCTGCGCACCTGCGCCTCATAGCTCGCCGGCCACTCCCCCAAAGCCACCGCCCCGGTCCCCCAGGCGCGCGCCAACACCGGCCGGACATCCGCAGATGCCGCCGCCTTCATCCCAAAAAATTTCATGGCTTTGTCCCCGCCCATAAAAAATCCTCTCCCCAGCGGGGAGAGGATAGCGAAGGTCAGCGGCGTGAGCCGCCTACCGTAGCTTGGAGAGGGGGCTCAACACCCCCATCATCTGAAACCTAAAAATCCTCCCCTGTAAGGGGAGGGGGACCGGCGAAGCCGGTGGAGGGGTGTCACCCTATCGAGAGGGCGACACCCCTCCGTCAGGGCTACGCCCTGCCACCTCCCCTGCCAGGGGAGGATCGCATCAGCCACACCACCCTCACCTATTCCGCGCCAACACCCGGTCGCAGGTCGAGTTCGTGCCCTCGCTCTTGCCGATCACCCGCCCGGCCAGCGCACCCGCGCCCGCGCCCAGCAGCGTCTCGCCAACCCCGCCGCCTGCCAGCAACCCGACGCCAGCGCCACCGGCCGCGCCGATCACCGTGCCCTTGTCGCGGCCCTTCTTGCCCTGCAACAGGCAATAGCGCACGTCATCGCGATCACGCGGCGCAGCCCGCGCCACCCGCGCCCGCTCCTTGCTGCTCAGCGACGCCGCCAGCACCGGCGAGGCCACCAACGTCACGCCGACCAGGGCACCCAAAATCTTGACCGTCTTCATGCCTATAACTCCGCAAATCCAGATATGTTGGACCCGAAACGGATAGAGCGGCCAGCGGGTTCCGTCATTCCATCTGCTCGTCCCGGCGCCAACTGACCATAATTCCGACCAGCAACCAGAGGATCCAGACCAACCAATAAGCCAAAAGCGGAGCCGCTTCCCACGCCAGGGGCAGGAGTCGTAAGTGAAACCCGACCCATAGGATGACCAGTCCGGCAAACAATTGAAGCGACGGGAAACAGGCATCGCCGTTCATGTGCCCCGCCATTTTCCACTTCCATCCTCCACTATGATCGCAGGCGCATACAAGGCGAAGGCAAAGCGTAGAAAAGGCCACATGAAAAGCAGCGTCATCGGAAAGGCGAGCATTTCCACGACCGGAATATAATCGTTGAAACAGTCGTCAAAGCTGCCCGTAAACTCGCGCCCGGCACAACGGACATTCCGCGCCACGCTGGGACCATAGAGAAAGGCGAAGGGGTAGCCGAGCCATAGAGGGATGCCCAGCGAAGCCAGCCAGAAGCGCAGTCGTTCGTCCATGCAAGCCCTCCCCTGCTTTCCCTCTAGCACAGGCTCACAACCCCCGCACCTGCGCCACGCCCTGCCGCCCCAGCATCAATTCGCTCAGCGCCCACACCAGCGCATCCGCCCGGTCCGGCGATCGCCCCGGCCCCTCATAGCCGCCGCCCAGCACCAGCCCGCACATCTCATCCTCCAGCTCCGGGAAAGCCCCGCGATGCGCCACCCGCCCGGCTTCGTACAAAGCCGCCACTGGCTCGGCCCGCGCCACCTTGCCCCGGCTCGCATGGACCAGCCGCACCGGCAGCGCCTCCTCCGCCGCGCGCAGCACGCTGGTCACCATCGCGCCGCCATTATTCGCCTCGGCCACCACCTTGTCCGCGCCATGCACCAGCGCCGCCGCCGCCGCCGCGCGCGCCCAGACTTCGGGCGAGCAGCCCTCGACACTCGCGTCCGCGATCACATAGCCGCGCCCGTCCCGGCCGAGGCCCACCACCACGATCCCGCACGCATCGCCATGCGCGGACGCGGGCGGATCGACCGCCACCACCACCCGCGTCAGCAGCGCCGCGTCGCCCGCGCCGCCCGGCACATGCGCCACCCGGCACCGCTCGATCAGGTCGCGGCTCCACAAAGCCCCCGCCACCTCCTCGATCAATTCGCCGTCCAATTCCTGCCGCCCCAGCCGCGTGCCGCCATAGCTGCGCGTCATCGCCGCGATGAAGCCATCGGCCAGGTTGGCTTTATTCTCCACCGTCCGCCCGCGCGTCACCACTACATCGCCATCCGCCACCAGCCGCCGCACCAGCGCCACCGGCCGCGGCGTCGTCGTCGCCATCACCCGTGGCGCACTGCCCAGCCGCATCGTCATCATCAGATTATCCCAGGCGCTTTCCGCAAAAGGCCATTTGGCGATCTCGTCGGCCCAGCCATGGCTGAACTGCGGCCCGCGCAAACTCTCCGGCTCCGCCGCCCCGAACAGGGTCGCCACCGCGCCATTGGGCCAGATCAGCTTGCGCAGCGCCGGCGCAAAGACCGGGCGGCACCACCAGGGCGCAATCGCCAGCAGGCCCGACGCGCCTTCCACCATCACCCGCCGCGCCTCGCCCAGCGTCGCGCCCACCAGCGCGATCCGCGCGCCCGGATCAGCCTCGGCAATCCCGCGCACCCATTCCGCCCCGGCCCGCGTCTTGCCAAAGCCGCGCCCCGCCATCATCAGCCAGATGCGCCAGTCGCCCGGCGGTGCTACCTGCCCCGGCCGCGCCACCGCACCCCAATCATGCGCCAGCGCCTCGCTCGCCACCGGCCCCAGCGACCGCAACAGCCGGTCGCGCTCGCCCGGCCGCTCGGCCAGCCATTCGATATGCGAACTCTGCATCGCCCTCCCCTTATCGGGGCGGCGACACCGCCCCTATTTGCGCGGGGCCATGCCCCCGAACGTCACGATGCTCGCCGCGCCACCCTTGCCGATCGCCGCCACGCCGATGAAATGATCATCGACCACCACATCCTTCAGCACCGTCTCGGTCGCGCCGGTCACGACCCGGCTGTCCGCCCAATCCTGCGCATCGGCCCGCCGCCAAAACACCTTGTACGCGCTCGCCCCCGGCACTGCGTCCCAGAACACCCGCGTATCCATCGACAGCGCGCCATCAAGCGACACGACCGCAGGCGCAGCCGGCGCGTTCGCCAGCGTCCGCAACGCCGCGACATTGAGCGCCGTCACCTTCGCCAGATAGGGAAAGTCCATCCCCTTGACGGTATCGCCATAATCCCGGCCACCCTCGACGCGCAGATCCTGATGTTGCCGGTCGTAATTTTCGATCCCCACCGAAAAGCGCACGGCGGGATAGCCCGCCTCCAGCAGCGGCGTATGATCGCCACCGCGCCCGAAGCGATCGGGCCGCCGCACCGCGAACACGTCCAGCCCGATCTGCGGATTGGCCTCGGCAATGTCATCGATCGCCTTGGCCAGCGCCCGCGACGGCCCATCATCCTCGCCACCGATGCCCCGCCGCGTCAGCCCCGCCTTGGCATCCTCGGCCGACCGTATCCCTTCGGAAAACACCCGCACCCGGTCAGAAACGATCCGGCCATTCTGCCCGGTCGTGTTGCCGACAATATCGTTGTTCAGCATCGCCCGTACCTGCCAGCCGCGCGCCTTGGCGGCGTTCGCCAGCAGCTTGCCGCCCAACAAACCCTGCTCCTCACCCGACAGCAAAGCGTAAACGATCGTCCCGTCGAACTTCTCTCCGGCAAGCACCCGCGCCGCTTCCATCACCAGCGCGCTACCCGACCCATTATCATTCGCGCCCGGCGCATCGCTGGTAAAGTCCATCACATCGCTGACCCGGCTGTCGATATGCGCGGCGATGATCACCACCTGATTCGGATCACCCGTCCCAGTCTGGATCGCCAGCACATCCACCACATCCGCGCCATTGGGCACCCGCGGCCCGGTAAAGCGCTCCGACACGCTCTCGACCTTCAAACACCCGCCGCACGTCTTGCCGATCGCGGCAAACTCCTTCGCCGCCCAAGCCCGCGCCGCCCCAATCCCCCGCTTGGGGTCGCTCGCCGACGAAAGCGTATGCCGCGTCCCGAAACTCACCAGTTTCTCGACCGTCGCCTTGAGCCGCGCCGGATCAGGCGCCTGGGTCTGCGCGATGGCAGGAGTGGAAAGCGCCGAAGCAGCAACGAGCAAAGTCAGGATTTTCATGAACGCCACCCTATCGCCTGTTACACGCCTGTAAAGCCGTCTTCCCCGTCCATCTAAAGCCCTCTCCCGCGAAGGACGGGAGAGGGCTAGCAATGCCTCCCCTCCCGCTGGCGGGAGGGGCCGGGGGTGGGCCTGCGCAACCCCCGCAAATCGTTCCCAACTATCCCTTTCAGTGTGATCCCCCATTTCCCACTTGACGACCCGCCCTGCCGCATCACAACTGCCCCGTCCGGCTCGCACGAGCCGGACCATTTGGGGGGATCATCAATGAACATCGTTACAGGCGCCGTCACCGGCGTCATTGCCTGCCTGTGCGCGACCACCGCCATGGCGCAGGTCACCACCATGCCTGCCGCGCCCGTCGCCACCATCATCGCCTCGCCCGGCGGCAATGTCCTGCGCGCCGGCACGCAGATCGCGCTGCGCACTGCCGAACCGCTGACGACCGAAGGCAAATTGCTGCGCATCGGTCAGCGCGTCCAGCTCGAAGTCGCCGAAGCCGTGCTGCTCAACAACCAGGTCATCATTCCCGCGGGCAGTCCCGCCGTCGGCGAGATTACCGAGGTCCGCAACAAGGGCATGTGGGGCAAATCGGGCCGCATCAACGCACGCGTCCTCTACGTCCGCGCCAACGGCACCCAGATCCGCCTGACCGGCCAGTTCGATGACAAGGGCAAGGCCGGCACTGCCGGCGTCGTCGCCGCCATCGCCTTCATCCCGATCGCGGGCTTCGTCACCACCGGCACCAGCGCCAAAATCCCGCTCGGCGCGCCCGTCACCGGCTTTCTCGACGAAGACATCAGTGTAGCCTTCGCCCCGGCCCAGCCGACCACCATCGCCGTGCCCGCGCCCCAGCCGGTCCAGGCCGCGCCCGCCGCCCCGGCAACCCCGCCCAAGCCGACAACCGCCGCGCTGGTCGACCCATCGCTGGAAATAAAGCCCCGCTAACCCCCTTCCCTTTAAGCCCTCTCCCGCTCTTCGCGGGAGAGGGTTGGGTGAGGGGCTTCCTTCCTTCTTTCTTTTGCAACACCCCACCCCCGGACAACTACCTAACGACCACCCCGCCGCCCCGGCCCATAATCGCGTCAACCATCCCCATCAGGAGACGACGCATGAGCGAACATGGCCAGGATCTGCACAGCCTCTTCCCGCAAGCCACCGACCGGCTGCACGACCTCAAACTCAACGACGCGCATTTCCGCACGCTGGCGGATCGCTATCACGCCCTGCTCGGTGAAATCACCCCGATCGAGGACGGCACCGCCCCCGCCTCGGACGAGCGGCTGGAGGATCTCAAGAAACAGCGCCTCGCCCTGCTCGACCAGATCGGCACGCTGATCGCCGCCGAACCCGCCTGACACCGCATGGCGGCGGCCCCCCTCACGTCCCCGTCGCCGCCCGCTTGCGCGCAATCTCGTCCATCGCGCGGCGCAGGCGCGCCACCGCGTCGGGGCTGTCGGGCCGCTGCACCCCCGCCGCCGCGCGATAGGCCGCCACCTTGTCGCGATGCCGGATCAACAGTTGCAGCGCCAGTTTCAGGTCGCGCCCGCGCTTGACCTTGCGGCTCTTCACCGCGCCCTCGCCATCCAGCACGATCTCCTCGCTCTCGCTGCCGAACAACACTTCGCGCATCAGCATCGCCTCGATCTCGGCATAGCCGATGTCGATCGCCCGGTCCCAGTCGGCGGCAAAGCGCGCGTCGCGCTGCCGCCGTTCATAGGCGCCCGCGCGCCGCACGCCCGCAACCCGCGCCGCCTCGCTGACGTTGCAGGTCGTGGACAGCACCTCCAGAAACTCCACTTCCTGCGCCCTGGTCCAGCTATCCTTGCGCGCCTTGCGCTGTTGCGCGCGCGTGCCGTCCGCCACCGCCTGCCGCCCCGGCCGCAGTTCCACCCCCGCACCGTCCGCCATCCGAGCCCCCCGCAACGCAAAAAGGGCCGATCCTCCCGGATCAGCCCTTTGGTTCGCCGCGTCATCCGCGACTCACATTTTTCCACTATGCCGATATATGCCAGAACAGCGTGACGATGTCAAGCATAATGTTCCAGATAGGTTATTTCTCCAGCATCGCCTGGATCGTCGGCGCTTCCAGTTCCATCGCCGCGGCCACGCTCGGCCGCGCCTTCACCCTGTCCAGCCACGCCGCCACCTTGGGCCAGCGCGCCGTATCCAGCGCGTCGGACACATAGCCGATATTGATCAACGGACAGCCCGCCGCCAGATCCGCCAGCGTGAAGCGATCCTCCACCAGCCAGCCGCTTTCCGGCAACACACCCTCCAGATAATCATAGAGTCCCGGCAGTTCCTCGGCCTCCGCCTTGTCCGCCGCCGCCAGGTCCGGCTCGCGCTTCACCAACTTTGCCACCGCCCGGTTGAAGAACATCTTGGCCCCCACCGGCTGCACCACCGTATCGCCAAATTCCTCATACCATATCGTCCGCGCCCGCGCCTTGGGTTCGGCCGGGATCATCTCCGTGCCGGGGCGCAACGCATCCATATAGGTTATGATCGCGGTCGAATCGCACAGCAGAAAGTCGCCATCCTCCAACGCCGGTATCTTGCCGAAGGGCGACCCGTTCAGATAGCCATCGCCCCCGCGCCCGAACCCGGCCGCCTGCACCTCGACCTCGATGCCCTTCTCGGCGGCAAAGGCGATCACCTTGCGCACGAAGGGCGATGGCCGCGACCCGTGGATAATCATGCAAACGGCTCCTTTGGTTCGACTCACTGCGCCGAACCATGACAGATCAGTAGCAGATCGCAACCCTCATGCCGCCTGGGAAACGTCCGCCACGAACGGCGCGATCACCGCCATCACCCGTGCCACCGTCTCCGCCTTTTCGCCCACCGGCGCGACATAGTCGATCACGCTGCGCGCCGCCTCGCCCCCCGCCCCGCGCGCGATCGCCCAGGCCGCCAGATAATGCGCCGCCATGCACCCGCCCGCGCTCGCCACATTGCCGCGCGCCACGAACGGCGCCTCCAGCACGCGCAGCCCCGCCGCGATCGCCATCGGCTGGCTCGTCCGGTCGGTGCAGACCGGCATGTCACCGACCAGCCCCAGCGCCCCCAATATCAGCGCGCCCGAACATTGCGACCCGATCAATTGCCGCGCGGGGTCCAGCCTTATGCGCGCCATCAACGCCGCATCATTGGCCACCTCCAACCGCCGCGCCCCGCTGCCCACCAGCACCACATCCGCCTGCGCCGCCCATTCCAGCGGCTGCTGCGTGCGTACCTCAACCCCGTTCATCGACGTGACTATGGCATCCGGCGCACAAATCTCCGCCCGCCACCCCTTCACCCGGTTCAGCAACGCCAGCGCCACGAAACTGTCCAGTTCATTGAACCCATCAAACGTCAAAACCGCAACCCGCATCAGATCCTCCTGTCGATCCAACGCCCCTACCCCATCGCCAACCACCCCGCCCGATCCGATCCCCAGACATTGGCCCGCAAAACCTTCTCCCCGGCGGGGAGAAGGATACGAAGCCTTATCCCCGCGAAGTCCGGGATTAGGCGAAGTTGGAAGAGGGGGCTCAACGCCAGCCGCCAACCGCCTACCATCAACCTTTACCCCCAACCATATGAACCATATACGATCCATATACGCTTCATATAGCAGGACACCCCATGGGCATCGTAAAAATCGCCGACGACCTCCACGAACAAGCCCGCCGCGCCAGCGTGCCCATGTGCCGCTCCATCAATGCGCAGGCAGAATATTGGATGAAGATCGGCATGTTGGCCGAAGCCAATCCCACCCTCTCCTTCAATGACATCGTCCGCCAGCAATATGCCGCCGCCAATGTCGAACTGGCGCAACGGGCCGCCGCCTGAGATGGTCAAAACCCCCGACGAACTGGCGCTGATGCGGCATTCGGGCCAACTGCTCGCCGCCGTTTTCACCATGCTCGACCGCCAGCCACTCGCGGGCCTCTCAACCATGGCCGTCAACGATCTGGTCGACCGCTATATCACCATGGACCTCGCCGCCCGCCCGGCGAGCAAAGGGCAGTACGGCTTCCAATATGTACTGAACTGCTCGATCAACCATGTCGTTTGCCATGGCGTGCCCGATGCCGACACCATCATCCGCGACGGCGACATCATCAATCTCGACATCACATTGGAAAAAAACGGCTTTATCGCCGATTCCAGCAAAACCTACCTCGTCGGCGACGTCGCCCCCGCCGCCCGCCGCCTCGTCCGCGTCACGCAGGAAGCGCTATGGCAGGGCATTGCCAAGGTCCGCCCCGGCGCGCATCTGGGCGACATCGGCTTTGCGATCGAGCGCCATGCCAAACGCAACGGCTATAGCGTCGTGCGCGACTATTGCGGCCACGGCATCGGCCGCGAA encodes:
- a CDS encoding DUF6127 family protein, whose amino-acid sequence is MTADAEMLARLVAQAQGVPGAVDMVMIRALVEEASELGAGRALERLGLADRRAEGDVRELRELLRAWRDAKKAARGAVIGWVVRIGLALLLLGMAVKMGLLGLVRA
- a CDS encoding phage portal protein, with the translated sequence MKFFGMKAAASADVRPVLARAWGTGAVALGEWPASYEAQVRSGVMGNAVAQRAMRLVSEGAGACPLKVGGVEDTARVLALVARASAGQGLVETLACHLLLHGNAYVQVMVGADGMPAELFALRPERVSVEADARGWPAAYLYRVGESVTRLSPDDGAGRPSVLHLKALHPLDDHYGLGCVGAAAGPVAIHNAASVWNKALLDNAARPSGAMVYEPGDGSVLSPDQFERVKREMEVAFAGAANAGRPMLLEGGLRWQAMSLTPAEMDFVGLKAAAAREIALAFGVPPMLMGLPGDNSYANYREANKALWRQTILPLVAKIGAGLGQGLAGWWPGLRIETDLDGVAALSDERAALWDRVVAVDFLSGDEKRALLGIA
- a CDS encoding HK97 family phage prohead protease → MDQDVRFAGYAAIFDRVDRGGDVVRAGAFGGAVAAGVPLLWQHGPGSVIGTVERLAEDARGLRVIGRVSVRTAAGREAAAALRAGAIDGLSFGYRVKAARGGGAGLGPRELLALELVEVSLVSHPMQEGARVIRVE
- a CDS encoding DNA-packaging protein, whose protein sequence is MQSSHIEWLAERPGERDRLLRSLGPVASEALAHDWGAVARPGQVAPPGDWRIWLMMAGRGFGKTRAGAEWVRGIAEADPGARIALVGATLGEARRVMVEGASGLLAIAPWWCRPVFAPALRKLIWPNGAVATLFGAAEPESLRGPQFSHGWADEIAKWPFAESAWDNLMMTMRLGSAPRVMATTTPRPVALVRRLVADGDVVVTRGRTVENKANLADGFIAAMTRSYGGTRLGRQELDGELIEEVAGALWSRDLIERCRVAHVPGGAGDAALLTRVVVAVDPPASAHGDACGIVVVGLGRDGRGYVIADASVEGCSPEVWARAAAAAALVHGADKVVAEANNGGAMVTSVLRAAEEALPVRLVHASRGKVARAEPVAALYEAGRVAHRGAFPELEDEMCGLVLGGGYEGPGRSPDRADALVWALSELMLGRQGVAQVRGL
- a CDS encoding M28 family peptidase; its protein translation is MKILTLLVAASALSTPAIAQTQAPDPARLKATVEKLVSFGTRHTLSSASDPKRGIGAARAWAAKEFAAIGKTCGGCLKVESVSERFTGPRVPNGADVVDVLAIQTGTGDPNQVVIIAAHIDSRVSDVMDFTSDAPGANDNGSGSALVMEAARVLAGEKFDGTIVYALLSGEEQGLLGGKLLANAAKARGWQVRAMLNNDIVGNTTGQNGRIVSDRVRVFSEGIRSAEDAKAGLTRRGIGGEDDGPSRALAKAIDDIAEANPQIGLDVFAVRRPDRFGRGGDHTPLLEAGYPAVRFSVGIENYDRQHQDLRVEGGRDYGDTVKGMDFPYLAKVTALNVAALRTLANAPAAPAVVSLDGALSMDTRVFWDAVPGASAYKVFWRRADAQDWADSRVVTGATETVLKDVVVDDHFIGVAAIGKGGAASIVTFGGMAPRK
- a CDS encoding YdcH family protein — protein: MSEHGQDLHSLFPQATDRLHDLKLNDAHFRTLADRYHALLGEITPIEDGTAPASDERLEDLKKQRLALLDQIGTLIAAEPA
- a CDS encoding phage major capsid protein, which gives rise to MTDALESSFDAVVQGERIAALEADLGALRVAMQRPALDGVKGGAPGSFGDPARSAFVDRYVRQGLEAGVELKSFSGATGAAGGYAVPREIDQLIGTTLKALSPIRSIANVVRTGTAGYRKLVSAGGIVSGWASETGARAETGTPVFNEIVPPSGELFANPAASQAMLDDAQFDVEGWLASEIAREFAVAEGAAFVTGNGTNKPKGFLTYTTTNEADAVRAFGSLQYVASGAAGAFPASDPQNKLIDLVQSLRAPYRQGACFVMNSATLAVIRKMKTSDGAFIWQPGLSAGQPATLLGYPVVEAEDMPDISANSLSIAFGNFQAGYVVAERNETSILRDPFSNKPFVHFYAVKRIGGGVANSEAIKLMRFAAS
- a CDS encoding glutathione S-transferase family protein encodes the protein MIIHGSRPSPFVRKVIAFAAEKGIEVEVQAAGFGRGGDGYLNGSPFGKIPALEDGDFLLCDSTAIITYMDALRPGTEMIPAEPKARARTIWYEEFGDTVVQPVGAKMFFNRAVAKLVKREPDLAAADKAEAEELPGLYDYLEGVLPESGWLVEDRFTLADLAAGCPLINIGYVSDALDTARWPKVAAWLDRVKARPSVAAAMELEAPTIQAMLEK